From Marivirga harenae, one genomic window encodes:
- a CDS encoding AAA family ATPase, whose amino-acid sequence MVLEIRISNFFSISDEVILDLRAGTIKSAKAKSLTDNIFNYEDIEVLKTVALYGSNASGKTNIIKAIRFCNAMVYESHKHNENTIFNFLPFKFDGFSNKPSSYFIRFVVNEIEYKYSFTLTRTEIIKESLYYYPNGRKAKVFERDESAGENKRGKYSFGTSVIKRPYDVVENTSNKTLYISRASQMDREIPKEIFNFFHSNFILHHANYGKSNIGELIKSYKEKLLTALQFADSDIVDFKVNYKKEVGKSLRANLDTEEAFFEDNEQERLELKTYHKYSKNIPFDFNEESLGTQKLFLMMLTIIDIVKNNKILLVDEIEDSLHPKIVDYIIDIFNTGSKAQLIFSTHNTNLLDLNKFRKDQIWFVNKNENGGSDLYSLYDYSDFRDTMDLEKAYLQGRFDSIPIVNDSKENLQSIISE is encoded by the coding sequence ATGGTATTGGAAATAAGGATAAGTAATTTTTTCTCAATAAGCGATGAGGTTATTTTAGATTTAAGAGCAGGAACGATTAAATCAGCAAAAGCTAAATCACTTACCGACAATATATTCAATTACGAAGACATTGAGGTTCTCAAAACGGTTGCTTTATATGGCTCCAATGCATCAGGTAAAACCAATATTATCAAAGCTATTAGGTTTTGCAATGCTATGGTATATGAATCTCATAAACATAATGAAAACACTATATTTAATTTTTTACCTTTTAAATTTGATGGCTTTTCAAATAAGCCTTCTTCCTATTTCATAAGATTTGTAGTTAATGAAATAGAATACAAATATTCATTTACCTTAACTAGAACCGAAATCATAAAGGAAAGCTTATACTATTATCCAAACGGTAGAAAAGCAAAGGTATTTGAAAGAGATGAAAGTGCTGGGGAAAATAAGAGGGGCAAGTACTCATTTGGCACATCTGTTATAAAAAGACCATATGATGTTGTAGAAAATACATCAAATAAAACTCTTTATATTTCAAGAGCTAGTCAAATGGATAGAGAAATCCCAAAAGAAATTTTTAATTTCTTTCATTCTAATTTCATTCTTCATCATGCTAACTATGGAAAAAGTAATATAGGAGAACTAATAAAATCCTACAAAGAGAAATTGTTGACCGCTTTGCAATTTGCTGATAGTGACATTGTCGATTTTAAAGTGAATTATAAAAAAGAAGTAGGAAAAAGCTTAAGAGCTAATTTAGATACCGAGGAAGCATTTTTTGAAGATAATGAACAAGAAAGACTTGAGTTAAAAACTTACCATAAGTACTCTAAAAATATTCCATTTGATTTTAATGAAGAATCTTTAGGAACTCAAAAGCTATTTTTAATGATGCTTACTATAATAGATATTGTCAAGAATAATAAAATACTATTAGTAGATGAGATAGAAGATAGCTTGCATCCAAAGATTGTGGATTACATAATCGATATATTTAATACCGGTTCTAAAGCTCAGTTAATATTTTCTACTCATAATACTAACCTTTTAGATTTAAATAAATTTAGAAAAGATCAAATCTGGTTTGTTAATAAAAATGAAAATGGAGGGTCTGACTTATATTCTCTGTATGATTACAGTGATTTTAGAGATACGATGGACCTCGAAAAGGCTTACCTTCAAGGAAGGTTTGACTCTATTCCAATAGTAAACGATTCAAAAGAAAACTTGCAGTCTATTATAAGTGAATAA
- a CDS encoding RloB family protein, which translates to MARKRRQPKGKRINPTLFVFCEGETEVAYINFLKSLYRLPSIQIHAKIGGNNITSQYIKNYKNGKPTHEKDLNYLVYDLDVPDLIDRLSQIEDCELLLSNPAIELWFLLHYKNQTSQINNQKCCRELENRNRGYN; encoded by the coding sequence ATGGCAAGGAAAAGAAGACAACCAAAAGGTAAAAGAATTAATCCAACTTTATTTGTATTCTGTGAAGGTGAGACAGAGGTTGCATATATTAATTTCCTAAAGTCTCTTTATCGGCTACCATCAATACAGATCCATGCTAAGATTGGTGGAAATAATATCACCTCACAGTACATTAAAAATTATAAAAATGGAAAGCCTACACATGAAAAAGACCTCAACTATTTAGTTTATGACCTGGATGTTCCTGACTTAATAGATAGACTATCACAAATTGAAGATTGTGAACTATTATTATCAAATCCAGCTATTGAACTATGGTTTCTTCTTCATTATAAAAATCAAACTTCTCAAATTAATAATCAAAAGTGCTGTAGAGAATTGGAAAATAGAAATAGAGGCTACAATTAA
- a CDS encoding AbrB/MazE/SpoVT family DNA-binding domain-containing protein has protein sequence MEVSVVQIGNSKGIRFSKTILEKYNIKDKVDLILEKGQIIIKPLSIPRKGWEKAFKEMSDNKDDSLLFNDVFEDENLNEWK, from the coding sequence ATGGAAGTTTCGGTTGTACAGATAGGGAATTCTAAAGGAATAAGATTTAGTAAGACTATTTTAGAGAAATATAATATTAAAGATAAGGTTGATCTGATTTTAGAAAAAGGACAGATCATCATAAAACCTCTTTCAATACCGCGAAAAGGGTGGGAGAAGGCATTTAAGGAAATGTCTGACAATAAGGATGACAGTTTACTATTTAACGATGTGTTCGAGGATGAAAACCTAAACGAATGGAAATAA
- a CDS encoding type II toxin-antitoxin system PemK/MazF family toxin → MEINQYEIVLVNLNPTIGSEIQKTRPCVVISPNEMNKYLRTIVIAPMTTSSKNYPTRVEVKHDNKMGWIVLDQIRSVDKQRIIKTLSRLSKPEIKEVKSIIKETFVD, encoded by the coding sequence ATGGAAATAAATCAGTACGAAATCGTTTTAGTCAATTTAAATCCTACAATCGGCAGTGAAATCCAGAAAACTAGACCTTGCGTTGTGATTTCTCCAAACGAGATGAATAAATACCTAAGGACGATCGTGATTGCTCCAATGACAACGAGCTCAAAAAATTATCCAACAAGAGTAGAAGTAAAACACGATAACAAAATGGGTTGGATTGTGCTCGATCAGATCAGAAGTGTTGATAAGCAAAGAATTATAAAAACTCTCAGTCGGTTGTCAAAACCAGAGATAAAAGAAGTTAAAAGCATAATAAAGGAGACTTTTGTAGATTAA
- a CDS encoding DUF2200 domain-containing protein produces MKVTAEKNEQISKMTFASVYPHYLDRLKKNGRTKEEFHQVIEWLTGFNEATIQKLIDEKATFETFFQKAELNPNAHLIKGVICGYRIEEIPDEFELYRKCRYLDKLYDELAKGRKMEKILRQEKI; encoded by the coding sequence ATGAAAGTTACAGCTGAAAAAAACGAACAAATTTCAAAAATGACATTTGCGTCTGTTTATCCACATTACTTAGATAGACTAAAAAAGAATGGTAGAACTAAAGAAGAATTTCATCAGGTTATAGAATGGCTAACTGGTTTTAATGAAGCAACAATTCAAAAATTGATTGATGAAAAAGCAACTTTTGAAACATTCTTTCAGAAAGCAGAATTGAATCCAAATGCTCACCTCATTAAAGGCGTAATTTGTGGTTATCGCATTGAAGAAATACCGGATGAATTTGAATTGTACAGAAAATGTAGATATTTAGATAAGTTGTATGATGAATTAGCAAAAGGTCGTAAAATGGAAAAAATTTTACGCCAAGAAAAGATCTAA
- a CDS encoding transposase has translation MKAKRQSTVEPVFGTLTQFMGLRKVNTLGIKQATKVMMMAAVAFNIEKHLEFSKTNQHQEQKKPYCRLHTIWFNDGYIISLLSLDK, from the coding sequence ATGAAAGCCAAACGGCAATCAACCGTAGAACCCGTTTTTGGCACCTTAACGCAATTTATGGGCTTACGAAAAGTAAATACGCTCGGAATTAAGCAAGCCACCAAAGTCATGATGATGGCTGCAGTGGCCTTTAACATCGAAAAACACCTTGAATTCTCAAAAACTAACCAACATCAAGAACAAAAAAAGCCATATTGCCGGCTACATACTATATGGTTCAATGACGGCTATATTATATCACTTTTAAGCCTCGATAAATGA
- a CDS encoding Na/Pi symporter, which produces MFLFLLAIDFIGYSFRLLNKDIAESIINLTSNPFISLFIGLLITAIIQSSSTSTSMIVAIVASGSIEFSDAIPMIMGANIGTTLTSTLVSLSFITNRDEFRKAIGAGVVHDFFNILLVAILFPLEYNYGILTNLSSAASNFILGADYVVQDNEFRYFLLTKPIVIFIGNLLPYPIILAISSFVILALAVKFLAQTLYKSITGGSREFLQKYFFGSPYRSFFWGVVFTAGVQSSSVTTSVIVPFVATRKISLKQCFTFIMGANIGTTITALIAALFKSEAAVSIALVHLFFNLIGVLIFLPFPIIRSIPVKMAKSFGRLAMKFRLAGFIYIIVTFFLVPFALISFNREERSDSKQMEKIEEIRKEPQNRPDSLI; this is translated from the coding sequence ATATTCTTATTTTTATTGGCAATAGATTTTATTGGTTATTCTTTTCGATTACTCAATAAAGATATTGCTGAATCTATCATAAACCTTACTTCAAATCCATTTATAAGTCTTTTTATTGGCTTGCTAATTACGGCCATAATCCAAAGCAGCAGCACAAGTACCTCCATGATTGTGGCCATTGTAGCCTCAGGTTCTATCGAATTCTCTGATGCCATCCCGATGATTATGGGTGCTAATATTGGGACAACCCTTACCAGTACATTGGTTTCACTAAGTTTTATTACCAACCGAGATGAATTCAGAAAGGCTATAGGCGCAGGCGTTGTGCATGATTTCTTCAATATCCTGCTAGTAGCCATTTTATTCCCTTTGGAGTATAATTATGGAATTCTAACAAATTTGTCATCTGCGGCTTCTAATTTTATTCTGGGTGCTGATTATGTAGTTCAGGACAATGAATTTAGATATTTCTTACTGACAAAACCAATTGTAATATTCATTGGCAATTTGCTGCCATATCCAATAATATTGGCTATTTCTTCCTTCGTGATTTTGGCTTTAGCGGTCAAGTTTTTAGCTCAAACATTATATAAATCAATTACTGGAGGTTCTAGAGAATTTCTTCAGAAGTATTTCTTCGGAAGTCCCTACAGATCATTTTTCTGGGGAGTTGTCTTCACTGCTGGAGTTCAAAGCAGTTCGGTGACTACTTCAGTAATTGTGCCCTTTGTGGCAACCCGTAAAATTAGCCTAAAACAATGTTTTACTTTTATTATGGGGGCAAATATAGGTACAACAATAACAGCATTGATTGCTGCCCTGTTTAAATCAGAAGCTGCGGTAAGCATTGCTTTGGTTCATTTATTTTTCAATTTGATAGGTGTCTTAATTTTCTTGCCCTTTCCGATCATAAGGAGCATACCCGTTAAAATGGCTAAATCCTTTGGTCGACTTGCGATGAAATTTAGGTTGGCAGGGTTTATCTATATTATAGTGACCTTCTTTTTAGTTCCCTTCGCACTTATTTCATTTAACAGAGAAGAAAGAAGTGACTCCAAGCAAATGGAGAAAATTGAAGAAATACGCAAAGAGCCACAAAATCGACCTGATTCACTAATTTAG
- a CDS encoding cytochrome b5 domain-containing protein has translation MKKYSPQQLALRNGQDRDEIWIAYQGIIYDVTNSRLWKNGTHYEHWSGQDLTDELKDAPHTDKVFETLRVIGELN, from the coding sequence ATGAAGAAATATAGCCCTCAGCAGCTTGCATTAAGAAACGGTCAAGATCGAGATGAAATATGGATAGCATACCAGGGCATTATATATGATGTTACTAATTCCAGGCTTTGGAAGAATGGAACACATTATGAACATTGGTCAGGGCAGGACTTAACAGATGAGTTAAAAGATGCACCACATACTGACAAGGTTTTCGAAACCTTGCGGGTGATAGGAGAGCTAAATTAG
- a CDS encoding STAS/SEC14 domain-containing protein, which translates to MSTLVSQTKNVTIEEQIDVQAAMITFHGSLKSEDYRAAMLANYDLCQKSHIKNWLQNNADAGVLSLEDQKWVSESLIPKAAQEVEKIAVVVSKDVFRKFAAKNILDKQKGKLNFKYFDSLDDAKTWLKS; encoded by the coding sequence ATGTCAACTTTAGTGTCTCAAACTAAAAATGTAACCATTGAAGAACAGATAGATGTTCAAGCGGCCATGATCACTTTCCACGGAAGTTTAAAATCCGAGGATTATCGTGCGGCTATGCTAGCCAACTATGATTTGTGTCAAAAGTCACACATTAAGAATTGGCTTCAGAATAATGCAGATGCAGGTGTTCTTTCCTTAGAGGATCAAAAATGGGTATCTGAATCCTTAATTCCTAAAGCTGCTCAGGAAGTTGAAAAAATTGCCGTTGTAGTTTCCAAGGATGTATTCAGGAAATTTGCAGCAAAGAATATTTTAGATAAACAAAAAGGGAAATTAAATTTCAAATATTTCGACAGCTTGGATGATGCCAAGACTTGGTTGAAATCTTGA
- a CDS encoding DUF6787 family protein, with translation MFEKLKQRWDLKSGGQVFIVLLVFACTGFTVMFLKEPILSLIAAKEERNWVFTTIYYILILPVYFLILLLYGFIFGQSKFFSGFVKKTISRFRNKK, from the coding sequence ATGTTCGAAAAACTAAAACAAAGATGGGATCTTAAATCTGGAGGACAGGTTTTCATTGTCTTATTGGTTTTTGCTTGTACTGGATTTACCGTAATGTTTTTAAAAGAACCCATTTTATCACTAATAGCTGCAAAAGAAGAAAGGAACTGGGTCTTCACAACAATTTACTACATCCTGATTTTACCCGTTTATTTTTTGATTCTGCTCCTTTATGGCTTTATTTTCGGTCAGAGTAAATTCTTTTCGGGCTTTGTCAAAAAGACGATCAGTCGATTTAGGAACAAAAAATAA
- a CDS encoding TolC family protein — MIKYKVLLFLMLLGLSVTAQDMSLNEAITIGMEKNFSIRTAKNTEKEAVINSNYAYAGFLPVIDVTGARNFDVENVEQQFRTGDTNELDGARSNNFNIRGDLTWTLFDGTKMFLDYKSLQIERNQSRFETQAVVENTLGSIIQSYFALVFEQNQYSVLASAVELSEQRLEIARANYEVGKFSKTELLSAKVDLNTDKSNLLNQEEIKQQARVALNLLLGEDPNQELLAIDSMEIDESLQLNMLIDDLSVRNKQLLALMQQENILQLQNKTVMTEVLPQIDFNLGYGYTNFNSQAGFLLQNQSIGVNYGLSLSWRIFDRLDRFRRNQTTQIAIDNNSIAISELENQLMGDLSSAYVRYRNKLDLIDLEKDNLEVAKENASIAIERYRVGRSNAIELREFQLNAIEAESRLLNAIFLAKQAEINLLAISGNLLNKDTPN; from the coding sequence ATGATAAAATATAAAGTACTACTTTTTTTGATGCTTTTAGGGCTATCAGTCACTGCACAGGACATGAGCCTGAACGAGGCAATTACCATTGGGATGGAGAAGAATTTCTCCATTAGAACTGCAAAGAATACAGAGAAAGAAGCTGTAATTAATTCAAATTATGCTTATGCTGGTTTCTTGCCTGTAATTGATGTGACAGGAGCTAGAAATTTCGATGTTGAAAATGTTGAGCAACAATTCAGAACGGGAGATACGAATGAACTTGACGGAGCACGATCTAATAATTTTAATATAAGAGGAGATTTGACCTGGACTTTATTCGATGGAACGAAAATGTTCTTGGATTATAAAAGTTTGCAAATTGAAAGGAACCAAAGTCGTTTCGAAACACAAGCAGTAGTTGAAAATACTTTAGGCAGTATTATTCAATCCTACTTTGCCTTGGTCTTTGAGCAAAATCAATATTCCGTTCTAGCATCTGCAGTCGAATTATCGGAACAGAGGTTAGAAATTGCCAGAGCAAATTACGAAGTGGGGAAATTCTCCAAAACAGAACTACTTTCCGCCAAAGTAGATCTAAATACTGACAAAAGTAACCTGTTAAATCAAGAGGAAATTAAGCAACAAGCTAGGGTCGCTCTTAATTTACTGTTGGGAGAAGATCCAAACCAAGAATTACTGGCAATTGATAGCATGGAAATAGATGAAAGTCTTCAACTCAATATGCTAATTGATGACCTCAGTGTCAGAAACAAACAGCTCTTAGCCTTAATGCAACAAGAAAATATATTGCAATTGCAAAATAAGACCGTGATGACTGAAGTATTACCTCAGATTGATTTCAATTTGGGTTATGGTTATACGAATTTCAACTCACAAGCTGGGTTTTTACTTCAAAACCAATCCATTGGGGTTAATTACGGTCTAAGCCTATCTTGGCGAATTTTTGACAGATTAGATCGGTTCAGAAGAAATCAAACTACTCAAATTGCCATCGACAACAATAGTATTGCAATCTCAGAGCTGGAAAATCAGCTGATGGGTGACTTATCATCTGCCTATGTACGTTATCGGAATAAGCTAGATTTAATTGATCTTGAAAAAGATAATTTGGAAGTTGCCAAAGAAAATGCAAGCATAGCTATTGAAAGATACAGGGTGGGGCGTTCCAATGCTATTGAACTAAGAGAATTTCAGCTTAATGCGATTGAGGCAGAAAGTAGGTTATTAAATGCAATCTTTTTAGCGAAACAAGCTGAAATTAATCTGCTGGCCATTAGCGGTAATTTACTTAATAAAGATACCCCCAATTAA